A single window of Aphidius gifuensis isolate YNYX2018 linkage group LG1, ASM1490517v1, whole genome shotgun sequence DNA harbors:
- the LOC122850405 gene encoding low-density lipoprotein receptor-related protein 4 isoform X4 — MFLGKYFKRINGLKYKNITMNILILAVLVAILGYSNGQEKTTYPPLNRGAARQMFGSGKLRQPDRNFMRSTPATNDTEIKKSQKSRNDVSKNNNNNENHRLHKFRDHEYSTDNHDSMEFLPHFDPKQPLYVPEDIRPIDSQSYRNSASVPGTRLPGTINNFQRRAFERSRDEQSAGLYEYDTKFEDRLRILHEPAHGGDAKPIDQKTLIHGVEDENDFNPILTTSCKYSCGGDQFKCIDTCDCIDLYLRCDGSIDCENGEDEQYCDEVFAARKNNGTCHGERNLLCPESGYCISEQWLCDGDDDCGDYSDESHCGTKENCTSDQFECRNGLCVQKSWQCDGENDCRDFSDEEYCAENKKCEDDEHTCPDGTCVLKIYMCDGDRDCDDGSDEDNCHGLREVHCTENYFECSTPRCIRKEFRCDGNDDCGDASDEENCPSVFDNCHGNQFKCRNNQCISKIHICDGQNDCKDGEDETNCQDPTSRSCSVTDEFMCNSGTCVPRKWICDGVPDCSNGEDEEGCPLACDATQFLCKAKLVSLNTTSPSSVTHDFEIPTAHIHAFCISKKHQCDGFPDCPLKEDEYNCPKKRPCKKTDKCSQQCILTVNNKNACSCESGYTLGNDNATCYDINECEFEKEPVCSQLCKNTVGSFMCNCIVGYVLRPDLRTCKAIGGNPSLILTNRVDIRKINISPATDIKYTPILKSLHNAIAMDYHYEKDVIYWSDVSLDVIKKVYLNGSSQDDVIRWGLESPGGVAIDWIHDLLFWTDSGTRRVEVITLESKIRHVLISSDLDKPRAIAVHPHYGYVFWTDWGPNPKIERADMDGSGRISLITDSITWPNGLTIDYPTEKIYWTDAKHPAILSAKLDGTDRRKILSKGLHHPFAITVFEDLIYWTDWHFKSISSANKITGRTFRTIRSGLHFPMDLHSYHKQRQPSYSNHCGKNNGKCSHMCLPNSAGYSCVCPVGLKIEHDGKNCAATVDNLLIFARKRDLRLIPINQSTRVFDTVIPVDHVQSAVALTWDANEDMIYWTDVESDTISRAHLNGTNQSIIINHNLESPAGLAMDWVTKKLYWTDAGMSRIECSNIDGSMRSLLVYEGLDKPRDIVVDPTVGWMYFSDWGIKPKIERVAMDGHKRSVLIGENVIWPNGLAIDFETRRLYWADGGMKSIEYINMDTNTKPTRVRLQSDLPHPFGLVIHQNKVYWTDWDTKSIHRANKDNGENSTVVRSNISGLMDVRTFHRNRPVVTNPCARGNGGCSHLCLLVPDKSVGSYSCGCPTGLTFNKNRKQCRSMPASFLIFAHRVDIRVISFDVAYKVDVVLSIDFLKNASGVDVDWKKGDVYYTDPGSDIIAKTSFDGKSSQIIINSSIDAVDSLVVDVIGRKLYWTDAGLNSIEVSELNGTNRKVLIWSGLDNPRAIALYYAKGLMFWTDWGNNARIERANMDGEERSTVITENLVWPNGLTIDIQTNRLYWNDAKKKVIETSDLDGSNRKVLMKGVQHPYGLSIMGDLLYWSDWQTKSIHQVNKYTGKDARVIVNKLDGIMDVRTINTQDIKGQDDVCKIKNGHCSHLCLRNPRNYSCACPTGILLKSDQKTCETGPLNYLLFAARKTLARMSFDTLEKWEVSLPIKNIHNVYSADFHWKKNLIIYTDIHLHVIQTVNMRNFSDVRTIISESGHADASPFKLAIDWLADNVYWTVTKKKIIEVAKLDGSCRKILLTDLDDPWSIAVFPKLGYLFWTEWGNHRSILRSYLDGTNKKTIISTDLSYPNGLSIDFDSKKIYWADTMKNRIEMADLNGNYRVQIVPVANRPYGLSQYGEYIFWAGWDQDIIQRADKATGNGRINMRISMKEVTGIKAVSKDRQKGWSPCVVDNGGCSHLCLFARKNYTCACPDAIDQSCSTKSKMLVPIRKPGTENDREYDEHIEEDKQQEISNKVTHHDSDDKFKKFKTNKEKSYTTITISIIIIAIITIIMIIAIVYLVCQRKPKQDKYMYPNRRNVLTFSNPNYSASDLDTGNSNPLPEKKASIWKRFKYDNSQKGNTSKVECPIKLQHLPLHFIQINETETT, encoded by the exons ATGTTCCTGGGAAAGTACTTTAAGAGAATCAATGGattgaaatacaaaaatattacaatgaaCATTTTAATTCTTGCTGTATTAGTAGCCATCCTAG ggTACTCAAATGGACAAGAGAAAACAACTTATCCACCACTTAATCGAGGAGCAGCTAGGCAAATGTTTGGCAGTGGAAAATTGCGTCAACCTGATCGAAATTTTATGCGATCAACACCAGCCACTAATGAtacagaaattaaaaaatcacaaaaatcaAGAAACGACGTTAGCaagaataataacaacaatg aaaatcaTCGCCTCCATAAATTTCGCGATCATGAATACTCAACTGATAATCACGATTCAATGGAATTTCTCCCACATTTTGATCCTAAGCAACCTCTGTATGTACCTGAAGACATTAGGCCAATTGATAGTCAAAGTTATCGAAATAGTGCATCAGTACCCGGAACGAGATTACCAGGAACaatcaacaattttcaacGTCGTGCTTTTGAACGAAGTCGAGATGAACAGAGTGCTGGGCTTTATG AATATGATACGAAATTTGAAGACAGATTGAGGATACTACATGAACCAGCTCATGGAGGTGATGCCAAACCAATTGATCAAAAGACACTTATTCATGGCGTCGAGGATGAAAATGATTTCAACCCAATATTGACAACATCTTGCAAATATAGTTGTGGTGGTGATCAGTTTAAATGTATCGATACATGCGATTGTATCGACTTGTATCTTCGTTGTGATGGTTCA ATTGATTGTGAAAATGGTGAAGACGAACAGTACTGCGATGAAGTATTCgcagcaagaaaaaataacggtACTTGTCATGGGGAACGAAATCTCCTATGTCCCGAGTCTGGCTATTGTATATCCGAACAATGGTTGTGTGATGGTGACGATGATTGTGGCGATTACTCGGATGAATCTCACTGTGGTACTAAGGAAAATTGTACTAGTGATCAATTTGAATGTCGCAATGGTCTGTGTGTACAAAAATCATGGCAGTGTGATGGTGAAAACGATTGTAGAGATTTTTCTGATGAAGAGTATTGTGCTGAAAATAA AAAGTGTGAAGATGATGAGCATACATGTCCAGATGGTACTTGTGTtcttaaaatttacatgtgtGACGGAGACCGCGATTGTGATGATGGTTCCGATGAAGATAATTGCC atggGCTTCGAGAGGTTCATTGCactgaaaattattttgagtGTTCAACACCAAGATGTATTAGAAAAGAATTCAGATGTGATGGTAATGATGATTGCGGTGATGCTAGTGATGAAGAAAATTGCCCAAGTGTATTTGATAATTGTCATGGAAATcaattcaa GTGTCGAAATAATCAGTGCATCagtaaaatacatatttgtGATGGACAAAATGACTGCAAGGATGGAGAAGATGAGACAAACTGTCAGGATCCAACGAGCCGAAGCTGTTCAGTAACTGATGAATTTATGTGTAACTCGGGAACTTGCGTACCG CGTAAATGGATTTGCGATGGTGTTCCTGATTGTTCAAACGGTGAGGATGAAGAAGGCTGTCCTCTTGCTTGTGATGCAACTCAATTTCTCTGCAAAGCTAAATTGGTATCATTAAATACAACTTCTCCAAGCTCTGTAACACATGACTTTGAAATTCCAACAGCTCACATTCATGCATTCTGCATTAGCAAAAAACATCAATGTGATGGTTTTCCAGATTGTCCATTGAAAGAAG atgAATACAACTGTCCAAAAAAGCGGCCATGTAAAAAAACTGACAAGTGCTCACAACAATGTATATTAactgtcaataataaaaatgcatgTTCGTGTGAATCTGGGTATACACTAGGAAATGATAATGCAACATGTTACGACATCAATGAATgtgaatttgaaaaagaacCTGTTTGTAGTCAATTATGCAAAAATACAGTTGGTTCTTTTATGTGCAATTGTATAGTTGGTTACGTATTACGACCAGATTTACGTACTTGTAAAGCAATTGGTGGGAATCCaagtttaatattaacaaatcgagttgatattagaaaaataaacatatcacCAGCTactgatataaaatatacacctATATTAAAAAGTCTCCACAATGCCATTGCAATGGATTATCATTATGAAAAAGATGTAATTTACTGGTCTGATGTATCACTCgatgttataaaaaaagtttatttgaaTGGCTCATCACAAGATGATGTAATACGCTGGGGATTAGAAAGTCCAGGTGGTGTTGCTATTGATTGGatacatgatttattattttggacCGATTCTGGTACAAGAAGAGTTGAAGTTATTACTCTAGAATCGAAAATACGTCATGTTTTGATATCAAGTGATCTTGATAAGCCACGAGCAATTGCTGTTCATCCGCATTATGGGTACGTTTTTTGGACAGATTGGGGACCGAATCCTAAAATTGAACGGGCTGATATGGATGGTTCGGGGAGAATTTCCTTAATAACTGATTCAATAACATGGCCAAACGGTTTGACAATTGATTACCcaactgaaaaaatatattggacAGATGCAAAACATCCTGCTATACTGTCTGCTAAACTAGATGGCACGGATAGAAGAAAAATACTTAGCAAAGGACTTCATCATCCTTTTGCAATAACAGTGTTCGaggatttaatttattggacTGACTGGCATTTCAAAAGTATATCATCAGCCAACAAAATCACTGGTCGGACATTCAGAACAATTAGATCTGGACTACACTTTCCCATGGATCTACACAGTTATCATAAACAGCGACAGCCATCGTACAGTAATCATTGTGGAAAAAACAATGGAAAGTGTTCACACATGTGTTTGCCGAATAGTGCTGGCTACAGTTGTGTTTGTCCGGTTGGATTAAAGATCGAACACGACGGTAAAAATTGTGCTGCTACAGTAGATAATCTTTTGATATTTGCTAGAAAGAGAGATCTTCGATTGATACCGATTAATCAGTCAACGAGGGTTTTTGATACCGTTATTCCAGTCGATCATGTGCAAAGTGCTGTTGCTCTAACTTGGGACGCTAACGAAGATATGATTTACTGGACGGATGTTGAATCTGATACCATCAGTCGAGCGCATTTAAACGGAACTAATCAgagcattattattaatcataatcTGGAATCACCAGCAGGGCTTGCTATGGATTGGGTCACGAAAAAACTATACTGGACTGATGCTGGAATGAGTAGAATTGAGTGTTCTAACATCGATGGAAGCATGAGGTCATTGCTGGTTTATGAAGGACTTGATAAGCCACGAGATATTGTTGTCGATCCAActg TTGGCTGGATGTACTTTAGTGATTGGGGAATAAAACCAAAAATTGAAAGAGTAGCTATGGACGGCCATAAAAGATCAGTGTTGATTGGTGAAAATGTAATTTGGCCAAATGGTTTAGCAATTGATTTTGAAACGCGACGACTTTACTGGGCAGACGGTGGCATGAAAAGTATTGAATACATCAATATGGATACAAATACTAAACCTACGCGTGTTCGATTGCAATCAGACCTGCCACATCCATTCGGTTTGGTGATTCATCAAAACAAAGTTTACTGGACGGATTGGGATACTAAAAGTATTCATCGTGCCAACAAGGACAATGGCGAAAATTCAACTGTCGTACGATCAAATATATCCGGGCTTATGGATGTTAGAACATTTCATAGGAATCGACCAGTTGTTACAAATCCTTGTGCTCGTGGAAATGGTGGGTGCTCACATTTGTGTCTTCTTGTACCAGATAAATCAGTGGGAAGCTATTCTTGCGGTTGTCCTACTGGTTTAACATTCAATAAA AATCGGAAACAGTGCCGATCCATGCCAGCTAGTTTTCTTATTTTCGCACATCGAGTGGACATTCGTGTAATATCATTTGATGTTGCCTATAAGGTGGATGTTGTATTGtctattgattttttgaaaaatgcaAGTGGTGTAGACGTCGACTGGAAAAAAGGTGATGTTTATTATACTGATCCGGGATCAGATATTATTGCAAAGACAAGTTTTGATGGAAAGTCAtcgcaaattattattaattcaagtatTGATGCTGTTGACAGTCTTGTGGTAGATGTGATTGGTCGAAAG ctttactGGACTGATGCTGGTTTAAACAGCATCGAAGTATCTGAACTTAATGGAACAAACCGAAAGGTTTTAATTTGGTCTGGTCTTGATAATCCTCGAGCAATTGCTTTGTACTACGCAAAAGGTCTTATGTTCTGGACAGACTGGGGTAATAATGCAAGAATAGAACGAGCCAATATGGATGGTGAAGAAAGATCGACCGTCATTACCGAAAATCTTGTCTGGCCAAATGGTCTGACAATCGATATACAAACAAACAGACTCTACTGGAATGATGCCAAGAAAAAAGTCATTGAAACATCTGATCTTGATGGATCAAACAGGAAAGTGCTGATGAAAGGAGTTCAACATCCATATGGTCTTTCTATAATGGGGGATCTTTTGTACTGGAGTGATTGGCAAACAAAATCAATTCATCAGGTCAATAAATATACCGGAAAAGATGCTAGAGTTATTGTTAACAAACTCGATGGAATAATGGATGTCAGAACAATAAAT ACACAAGATATAAAAGGTCAAGACGAtgtttgcaaaataaaaaatggtcaTTGCTCTCACCTCTGTCTCCGTAATCCACGTAATTATAGTTGTGCCTGCCCAACGGGGATTCTTCTCAAAAGTGACCAAAAAACATGTGAAACAGGTCCACTAAATTACCTTCTTTTTGCTGCTCGTAAAACCCTTGCTCGAATGTCATTTGATACTCTAGAAAAATGGGAAGTCAGTCtaccaattaaaaatattcacaatgtTTATTCAGCTGATtttcattggaaaaaaaatttaattatctacaCGGATATTCATCTTCACGTTATACAAACAGTTAACATGCGTAATTTTTCTGATGTCAGAACAATCATATCAGAGTCTGGTCATGCTGATGCATCACCTTTCAAATTGGCTATTGATTGGCTAGCTGACAATGTTTACTGGacagtgacaaaaaaaaaaattattgaagtcGCAAAATTAGATGGCAGTTGTCGAAAAATACTCTTAACAGATTTGGATGATCCTTGGTCGATTGCTGTTTTTCCCAAACTTGGATACCTCTTTTGGACTGAATGGGGAAATCATCGAAGTATCCTACGATCTTATCTGGAtggaacaaacaaaaaaaccatcaTTTCAACTGATTTGTCTTATCCAAATGGACTTAGTATTGATTTTGATAGTAAAAAGATATATTGGGCTGATACTATGAAGAATAGAATTGAAATGGCAGATTTAAATGGTAACTATCGTGTTCAAATTGTTCCTGTTGCGAACAGACCTTATGGATTGTCacag TAtggagaatatatattttgggcTGGATGGGATCAGGACATTATTCAACGAGCTGATAAAGCAACTGGTAATGGCAGAATAAATATGAGGATTTCGATGAAAGAAGTCACTGGAATAAAAGCAGTATCAAAAGATCGTCAAAAAGGATGGAGTCCATGTGTAGTTGATAATGGTGGATGCAGTCACCTCTGTTTGTTCgctagaaaaaattatacgtGTGCTTGTCCAGATGCTATCGATCAAAGTTGTTCAACAA aatCTAAAATGCTGGTTCCGATTAGAAAGCCGGGAACTGAAAATGATCGTGAATATGATGAACACATTGAGGAAGATAAACAACAAGAAATAAGTAACAAAGTAACCCATCACGAtagtgatgataaatttaaaaaatttaaaacaaataaagagaaaagttacacaacaataacaatatcaattatcattatcgCAATAATTACaatcataatgataattgCCATCGTTTATCTTGTTTGTCAAAGAAAACCAAAACAGGACAAATATATGTATCCTAATCGAAGAAATGTACTGACATTTTCAAATCCTAATTATAGTGCATCAGATCTTGACACTGGAAATAGTAATCCGTTGCCAGAAAAAAAAGCATCAATATGGAAAAgatttaaatatgataattcacag AAAGGAAACACGTCAAAAGTTGAATGCCCAATAAAGCTCCAACATCTACCGCTgcattttatacaaataaatgagACTGAAACAACGTAG